The following proteins are co-located in the Hevea brasiliensis isolate MT/VB/25A 57/8 chromosome 11, ASM3005281v1, whole genome shotgun sequence genome:
- the LOC110663822 gene encoding respiratory burst oxidase homolog protein E isoform X2 codes for MKSSPPSFGGSSSRLSNYSRTFDLPDDLDSGASSDCELGGAMLPIFLNDLRRNNQQDLVEVTLELDNDSIVVCSVKPNPTSVTSDPGGEVDGDVTGILQRSLSATSRIRRKFGWLKSRSSRTTSSEIEDKTISARDARKIRAKLQRTRSGAQRALKGLRFISKTTGASNDANELWRRVESRFDSLAKDGLLAREDFGECIGMVDSKEFAVCIFDALARRKRRRISKISKEELHEFWLQITDQSFDARLQIFFDMVDSNEDGRITREEVQELIMLSASANKLSKLKEQAEEYASLIMEELDPENLGFIELWQVETLLLQRDTYMNYSRPLSTTSGGWSQNFSSFRSQNVVRRLSFKLWCLILENWQRVLILMLWMMTMACLFAWKFYQYKNRAAFQVMGYCVCTAKGAAETLKLNMALILLPVCRNTLTWLRSTRARSFIPFDDNINFHKIIASAIAIGVILHAGNHLLCDFPRLIYSSPEKFSLIASDFHNKKPTYEYLLTSVEGVTGIAMVVLMVIAFTLATSQFRRNVVKLPAPFNRLTGFNAFWYSHHLLGLVYVLLLVHGTFLFLAHNWSQKTTWLYVSAPLLLYVAERSVRTCRSEHYSVKILKVSVLPGNVFSLIMSKPQGFKYKSGQYIFLQCPAISSFEWHPFSITSAPGDDYLSVHIRIVGDWTQELKKVFTEVNDSPSVIGRAMFGQLGHVDQRGQPKLCVDGPYGAPAQDYQNYDVLLLVGLGIGATPFISILRDLLNNTRAADYQTDYTETSRSDDSSNSCASSTVTPGSKRKTHRTTNAHFYWVTREPGSFEWFKGVMDDVADMDHKGQIELHNYLTSVYEEGDARSTLITMVQALNHAKHGVDILSGTRVRTHFARPNWKEVFTKVAKKHPFATEYSIAGCQCWQRS; via the exons ATGAAGTCATCGCCTCCGTCCTTCGGCGGAAGCAGCTCCCGGCTTTCCAATTATAGCCGTACATTTGACTTGCCCGATGATCTTGACTCCGGTGCCTCCAGTGACTGCGAGCTTGGCGGTGCAATGTTGCCAATATTTCTCAACGACCTCAGAAGAAACAACCAGCAAGACTTAGTTGAGGTCACTCTCGAGCTCGATAATGACTCCATTGTTGTTTGCAGTGTTAAACCTAATCCTACCTCAGTTACGTCGGATCCTGGAGGTGAAGTTGATGGTGACGTCACGGGGATTTTACAGAGGAGTTTATCGGCGACGTCGAGGATTCGGAGGAAGTTTGGGTGGTTGAAGTCGAGATCCTCTCGGACGACTTCATCAGAGATTGAAGACAAGACAATTTCGGCGCGAGACGCGAGGAAAATCAGAGCGAAACTACAACGGACGAGATCAGGCGCACAGCGAGCACTTAAAGGACTGAGGTTTATTAGCAAGACTACAGGAGCATCCAACGACGCTAACGAGTTGTGGAGACGAGTCGAGTCCCGGTTTGACTCACTTGCTAAAGACGGATTGCTCGCCAGAGAAGATTTTGGCGAATGCATAG GAATGGTGGATTCGAAGGAGTTTGCGGTTTGCATATTTGATGCGTTAGCGAGGAGGAAAAGACGAAGGATATCGAAGATCTCGAAAGAGGAGCTTCATGAGTTCTGGTTACAGATTACAGACCAGAGCTTTGACGCGCGCCTTCAAATTTTCTTCGACAT GGTTGATAGCAATGAAGACGGAAGAATAACAAGGGAAGAAGTGCAAGAg TTAATAATGCTTAGTGCTTCTGCAAACAAACTGTCCAAGCTCAAAGAACAAGCTGAAGAATATGCGTCCTTGATAATGGAAGAGTTAGATCCCGAAAATCTTGGATTTATTGAG TTATGGCAGGTAGAAACACTTCTCCTGCAAAGAGACACATACATGAACTACAGCAGACCACTAAGCACAACAAGTGGAGGCTGGAGTCAGAACTTTAGTTCGTTCAGATCCCAGAATGTGGTCCGTAGGCTAAGCTTTAAATTGTGGTGTCTAATTCTAGAGAACTGGCAGAGAGTTTTGATTTTAATGCTGTGGATGATGACAATGGCTTGCCTATTCGCTTGGAAATTTTATCAATATAAGAATAGAGCGGCATTTCAGGTCATGGGCTACTGTGTATGCACTGCCAAGGGTGCTGCAGAGACTCTTAAGCTCAACATGGCTCTAATTCTTTTACCCGTTTGTCGAAACACACTGACTTGGCTTCGGTCTACTAGAGCAAGATCCTTTATTCCCTTTGATGATAACATTAATTTCCACAAG ATAATTGCTAGTGCAATAGCCATTGGAGTCATCCTTCACGCAGGAAACCATTTACTTTGTGACTTCCCCCGTCTGATATACTCGTCTCCGGAGAAATTTTCCTTGATAGCATCTGATTTCCATAACAAGAAGCCCACATATGAATATCTACTGACTAGTGTTGAAGGTGTTACTGGGATTGCTATGGTGGTACTAATGGTCATAGCATTCACGCTAGCAACAAGCCAGTTCCGAAGGAATGTGGTCAAACTGCCAGCGCCCTTCAACAGATTGACAGGTTTCAATGCATTCTGGTACTCTCATCATCTTCTTGGTCTCGTCTATGTTTTGCTGCTTGTCCATGGGACCTTCCTATTCTTAGCCCACAATTGGAGTCAGAAAACA ACGTGGCTGTATGTCTCTGCTCCCCTGTTACTCTATGTTGCAGAACGGAGTGTGCGAACATGTAGGTCAGAGCATTACTCGGTAAAAATATTGAAG GTATCTGTTCTACCAGGAAATGTCTTCAGCTTAATCATGTCCAAGCCACAAGGATTCAAGTACAAAAGTGGGCAGTACATATTTCTACAATGTCCTGCAATTTCTTCCTTTGAATG GCACCCATTTTCAATAACCTCGGCACCAGGAGATGACTACCTCAGTGTTCACATTCGGATAGTGGGAGATTGGACACAGGAGTTGAAGAAAGTTTTCACCGAGGTAAATGATTCACCATCTGTTATTGGTCGAGCCATGTTTGGTCAACTTGGACATGTGGATCAAAGAGG CCAACCGAAACTATGCGTTGATGGTCCATATGGGGCTCCAGCGCAAGACTATCAAAATTACGATGTCTTGCTCCTCGTGGGACTCGGAATTGGAGCTACACCTTTCATAAGCATCCTTAGAGATCTTTTAAATAACACGAGAGCAGCAGATTATCAAACA GATTACACTGAAACCAGTAGATCAGACGACAGCTCAAACAGTTGTGCATCTTCAACCGTGACACCAGGTAGCAAAAGGAAAACGCACAGAACTACAAATGCTCATTTCTACTGGGTTACAAGAGAACCCGGGTCATTTGAATGGTTTAAAGGAGTTATGGATGATGTTGCAGACATGGATCACAAG GGTCAAATTGAACTGCATAATTACCTTACAAGTGTTTACGAAGAAGGTGATGCAAGGTCAACTTTGATCACCATGGTCCAAGCTCTCAACCATGCCAAACATGGTGTTGACATCCTTTCTGGCACTCGA GTAAGGACACACTTTGCTAGGCCAAATTGGAAAGAAGTGTTCACAAAAGTAGCTAAAAAGCATCCATTTGCCACA GAGTATTCTATTGCGGGATGCCAGTGTTGGCAAAGGAGCTGA
- the LOC110663822 gene encoding respiratory burst oxidase homolog protein E isoform X1, with the protein MKSSPPSFGGSSSRLSNYSRTFDLPDDLDSGASSDCELGGAMLPIFLNDLRRNNQQDLVEVTLELDNDSIVVCSVKPNPTSVTSDPGGEVDGDVTGILQRSLSATSRIRRKFGWLKSRSSRTTSSEIEDKTISARDARKIRAKLQRTRSGAQRALKGLRFISKTTGASNDANELWRRVESRFDSLAKDGLLAREDFGECIGMVDSKEFAVCIFDALARRKRRRISKISKEELHEFWLQITDQSFDARLQIFFDMVDSNEDGRITREEVQELIMLSASANKLSKLKEQAEEYASLIMEELDPENLGFIELWQVETLLLQRDTYMNYSRPLSTTSGGWSQNFSSFRSQNVVRRLSFKLWCLILENWQRVLILMLWMMTMACLFAWKFYQYKNRAAFQVMGYCVCTAKGAAETLKLNMALILLPVCRNTLTWLRSTRARSFIPFDDNINFHKIIASAIAIGVILHAGNHLLCDFPRLIYSSPEKFSLIASDFHNKKPTYEYLLTSVEGVTGIAMVVLMVIAFTLATSQFRRNVVKLPAPFNRLTGFNAFWYSHHLLGLVYVLLLVHGTFLFLAHNWSQKTTWLYVSAPLLLYVAERSVRTCRSEHYSVKILKVSVLPGNVFSLIMSKPQGFKYKSGQYIFLQCPAISSFEWHPFSITSAPGDDYLSVHIRIVGDWTQELKKVFTEVNDSPSVIGRAMFGQLGHVDQRGQPKLCVDGPYGAPAQDYQNYDVLLLVGLGIGATPFISILRDLLNNTRAADYQTDYTETSRSDDSSNSCASSTVTPGSKRKTHRTTNAHFYWVTREPGSFEWFKGVMDDVADMDHKGQIELHNYLTSVYEEGDARSTLITMVQALNHAKHGVDILSGTRVRTHFARPNWKEVFTKVAKKHPFATVGVFYCGMPVLAKELKKLCQELSHKTSTRFEFHKEHF; encoded by the exons ATGAAGTCATCGCCTCCGTCCTTCGGCGGAAGCAGCTCCCGGCTTTCCAATTATAGCCGTACATTTGACTTGCCCGATGATCTTGACTCCGGTGCCTCCAGTGACTGCGAGCTTGGCGGTGCAATGTTGCCAATATTTCTCAACGACCTCAGAAGAAACAACCAGCAAGACTTAGTTGAGGTCACTCTCGAGCTCGATAATGACTCCATTGTTGTTTGCAGTGTTAAACCTAATCCTACCTCAGTTACGTCGGATCCTGGAGGTGAAGTTGATGGTGACGTCACGGGGATTTTACAGAGGAGTTTATCGGCGACGTCGAGGATTCGGAGGAAGTTTGGGTGGTTGAAGTCGAGATCCTCTCGGACGACTTCATCAGAGATTGAAGACAAGACAATTTCGGCGCGAGACGCGAGGAAAATCAGAGCGAAACTACAACGGACGAGATCAGGCGCACAGCGAGCACTTAAAGGACTGAGGTTTATTAGCAAGACTACAGGAGCATCCAACGACGCTAACGAGTTGTGGAGACGAGTCGAGTCCCGGTTTGACTCACTTGCTAAAGACGGATTGCTCGCCAGAGAAGATTTTGGCGAATGCATAG GAATGGTGGATTCGAAGGAGTTTGCGGTTTGCATATTTGATGCGTTAGCGAGGAGGAAAAGACGAAGGATATCGAAGATCTCGAAAGAGGAGCTTCATGAGTTCTGGTTACAGATTACAGACCAGAGCTTTGACGCGCGCCTTCAAATTTTCTTCGACAT GGTTGATAGCAATGAAGACGGAAGAATAACAAGGGAAGAAGTGCAAGAg TTAATAATGCTTAGTGCTTCTGCAAACAAACTGTCCAAGCTCAAAGAACAAGCTGAAGAATATGCGTCCTTGATAATGGAAGAGTTAGATCCCGAAAATCTTGGATTTATTGAG TTATGGCAGGTAGAAACACTTCTCCTGCAAAGAGACACATACATGAACTACAGCAGACCACTAAGCACAACAAGTGGAGGCTGGAGTCAGAACTTTAGTTCGTTCAGATCCCAGAATGTGGTCCGTAGGCTAAGCTTTAAATTGTGGTGTCTAATTCTAGAGAACTGGCAGAGAGTTTTGATTTTAATGCTGTGGATGATGACAATGGCTTGCCTATTCGCTTGGAAATTTTATCAATATAAGAATAGAGCGGCATTTCAGGTCATGGGCTACTGTGTATGCACTGCCAAGGGTGCTGCAGAGACTCTTAAGCTCAACATGGCTCTAATTCTTTTACCCGTTTGTCGAAACACACTGACTTGGCTTCGGTCTACTAGAGCAAGATCCTTTATTCCCTTTGATGATAACATTAATTTCCACAAG ATAATTGCTAGTGCAATAGCCATTGGAGTCATCCTTCACGCAGGAAACCATTTACTTTGTGACTTCCCCCGTCTGATATACTCGTCTCCGGAGAAATTTTCCTTGATAGCATCTGATTTCCATAACAAGAAGCCCACATATGAATATCTACTGACTAGTGTTGAAGGTGTTACTGGGATTGCTATGGTGGTACTAATGGTCATAGCATTCACGCTAGCAACAAGCCAGTTCCGAAGGAATGTGGTCAAACTGCCAGCGCCCTTCAACAGATTGACAGGTTTCAATGCATTCTGGTACTCTCATCATCTTCTTGGTCTCGTCTATGTTTTGCTGCTTGTCCATGGGACCTTCCTATTCTTAGCCCACAATTGGAGTCAGAAAACA ACGTGGCTGTATGTCTCTGCTCCCCTGTTACTCTATGTTGCAGAACGGAGTGTGCGAACATGTAGGTCAGAGCATTACTCGGTAAAAATATTGAAG GTATCTGTTCTACCAGGAAATGTCTTCAGCTTAATCATGTCCAAGCCACAAGGATTCAAGTACAAAAGTGGGCAGTACATATTTCTACAATGTCCTGCAATTTCTTCCTTTGAATG GCACCCATTTTCAATAACCTCGGCACCAGGAGATGACTACCTCAGTGTTCACATTCGGATAGTGGGAGATTGGACACAGGAGTTGAAGAAAGTTTTCACCGAGGTAAATGATTCACCATCTGTTATTGGTCGAGCCATGTTTGGTCAACTTGGACATGTGGATCAAAGAGG CCAACCGAAACTATGCGTTGATGGTCCATATGGGGCTCCAGCGCAAGACTATCAAAATTACGATGTCTTGCTCCTCGTGGGACTCGGAATTGGAGCTACACCTTTCATAAGCATCCTTAGAGATCTTTTAAATAACACGAGAGCAGCAGATTATCAAACA GATTACACTGAAACCAGTAGATCAGACGACAGCTCAAACAGTTGTGCATCTTCAACCGTGACACCAGGTAGCAAAAGGAAAACGCACAGAACTACAAATGCTCATTTCTACTGGGTTACAAGAGAACCCGGGTCATTTGAATGGTTTAAAGGAGTTATGGATGATGTTGCAGACATGGATCACAAG GGTCAAATTGAACTGCATAATTACCTTACAAGTGTTTACGAAGAAGGTGATGCAAGGTCAACTTTGATCACCATGGTCCAAGCTCTCAACCATGCCAAACATGGTGTTGACATCCTTTCTGGCACTCGA GTAAGGACACACTTTGCTAGGCCAAATTGGAAAGAAGTGTTCACAAAAGTAGCTAAAAAGCATCCATTTGCCACAGTAG GAGTATTCTATTGCGGGATGCCAGTGTTGGCAAAGGAGCTGAAGAAACTATGTCAAGAGCTGAGTCACAAGACATCCACAAGGTTCGAGTTCCACAAGGAACATTTCTGA
- the LOC110663821 gene encoding peroxiredoxin Q, chloroplastic: MASISLPNHSLPSLLPSQKPTTQFYTSQNLSILSKSSQSQFYGLKVSHSASLSIPSSSSAKTTIVAKVNKGQVPPPFTLKDQDGKNVNLSKFKGKPVVVYFYPADETPGCTKQACAFRDSYEKFKKAGAEVVGISGDDPSSHKAFAKKYRLPFTLLSDEGNKIRKEWGVPADLFGALPGRQTYVLDKKGVVQLIYNNQFQPEKHIDETLKLLQSL; this comes from the exons atgGCTTCCATTTCTCTACCCAATCACTCTTTACCCTCTCTGCTTCCTTCTCAGAAACCCACAACCCAATTTTATACTTCTCAAAACCTCTCAATTCTCTCCAAATCATCACAGTCTCAATTTTATGGCCTTAAGGTTTCTCATTCTGCTTCTCTTTCAATCCCATCCTCTTCTTCTGCCAAGACTACCATTGTCGCTAAG GTAAACAAAGGGCAGGTGCCACCACCCTTCACATTGAAAGATCAGGATGGGAAGAACGTGAACCTTTCCAAATTCAAAGGGAAGCCTGTGGTTGTCTATTTCTACCCTGCTGATGAGACCCCTGGCTGCACCAAACAG GCCTGTGCTTTCAGGGATTCTTATGAGAAGTTTAAGAAAGCAGGAGCTGAGGTTGTTGGAATCAGTGGTGATGATCCATCATCGCACAAG GCATTTGCAAAAAAATACAGACTTCCATTTACATTGTTGAGCGATGAAGGAAACAAAATAAGAAAAGAGTGGGGCGTTCCAGCTGATCTATTTGGAGCATTGCCTGGGAGACAGACATATGTTCTTGACAAGAAAGGTGTGGTTCAACTCATCTACAACAACCAGTTCCAACCTGAAAAGCATATTGATGAAACCCTGAAACTACTTCAAAGCCTTTGA
- the LOC110663820 gene encoding probable flavin-containing monooxygenase 1 isoform X1 produces MTRQNHLLVSKIGIIGAGVSGLAALKQLSHHSPVVFEASDSLGGVWKTCSYHSTKLQSPRCDYEFTDFPWPNRDEPSFPSHTEILDYLNSYAERFDLFKYVRFNSKVVEVRFIGDRETADFSGNYGSLLPGQPVWEVAVQSNQSDTIEWYAFEFLVICIGKYGGIPKLPDFSHNRGPEIFEGHVLHSLDYCKLDKEAASQLLKGKKVAVVGFKKSAIDLAVECAEANQGPDGQPCTMVVRTLHWTVPHYWRHVASKFIESYLLYKLPLQKYGLKPDHPFIEDYASCQMAIMPENFFPEVDKGKIQFKRTSKFWFSREGLEFEDNTKLKADVVILATGYDGKKKLKNILPKPFYSLLEYPYGVMPLYRGTIHPLIPNMAFVGYIESVANLHTAELRSMWLARLVDNKFKLPTVEKMLDQVSKEIEIMKRSTRFYKRHCISTFSINHSDEICKEMGCCSWRKKNLLAEAFSPYGSQDYEKLE; encoded by the exons ATGACTAGGCAAAATCACCTTTTGGTCTCAAAAATTGGCATTATTGGAGCTGGTGTGAGTGGTTTAGCTGCGCTTAAGCAACTTTCCCACCACAGTCCAGTGGTTTTCGAGGCCTCTGACTCTCTTGGAGGGGTCTGGAAAACTTGCTCTTACCATTCAACAAAACTTCAGTCCCCTCGTTGTGATTATGAGTTCACTGATTTTCCTTGGCCTAATAGAGATGAACCAAGTTTTCCttctcatactgagattttggattACTTGAATTCTTATGCTGAGCGATTTGATCTGTTCAAGTATGTTAGATTCAATTCTAAGGTGGTGGAGGTCCGATTCATCGGTGACCGGGAAACCGCTGActttagtggaaattatgggagcCTCCTGCCCGGTCAGCCGGTCTGGGAGGTGGCCGTGCAAAGCAATCAATCAGACACCATTGAG TGGTACGCGTTCGAGTTTCTTGTTATTTGCATAGGAAAATACGGTGGTATACCTAAGTTGCCTGATTTTTCTCACAATAGAGGCCCAGAAATATTTGAAGGACATGTCTTGCATTCGCTTGATTACTGCAAACTTGATAAGGAAGCTGCTTCTCAACTTCTTAAGGGAAAGAAGGTTGCTGTTGTTGGCTTCAAAAAATCAGCCATTGATTTAGCTGTGGAGTGTGCTGAGGCAAACCAAG GTCCTGATGGGCAGCCGTGTACCATGGTGGTAAGGACCTTGCATTGGACTGTTCCTCATTACTGG AGGCATGTGGCTTCCAAGTTTATAGAGTCGTATCTGCTCTATAAACTTCCTCTGCAGAAGTATGGATTAAAGCCAGATCATCCTTTTATTGAAGACTACGCTTCATGCCAGATGGCTATCATGCCGGAAAATTTTTTCCCTGAGGTTGACAAGGGCAAGATTCAGTTCAAAAGAACGTCAAAATTTTGGTTCTCCAGGGAAGGACTTGAATTTGAAGATAATACTAAATTGAAGGCTGATGTTGTGATTCTTGCAACTGGTTATGATGGAAAGAAAAAGCTCAAAAATATCTTACCAAAGCCTTTTTATAGTTTATTAGAGTACCCTTATGGTGTCATGCCCTTATACAG GGGAACCATTCATCCCCTGATTCCAAACATGGCTTTTGTGGGTTACATAGAAAGTGTTGCAAACCTTCACACTGCAGAGCTGCGTAGCATGTGGTTGGCAAGACTCGTTGACAATAAATTTAAGCTCCCAACTGTGGAAAAGATGCTTGACCAAGTGTCCAAGgagattgaaattatgaagaGGTCAACCAGATTCTATAAAAGGCATTGCATTTCCACTTTTAGCATCAACCACAGTGATGAAATCTGTAAAGAAATGGGGTGTTGTTCCTGGAGGAAGAAGAACTTGCTAGCCGAAGCATTTAGCCCTTATGGCAGTCAGGACTATGAGAAGCTGGAATAA
- the LOC110663820 gene encoding probable flavin-containing monooxygenase 1 isoform X2 codes for MTRQNHLLVSKIGIIGAGVSGLAALKQLSHHSPVVFEASDSLGGVWKTCSYHSTKLQSPRCDYEFTDFPWPNRDEPSFPSHTEILDYLNSYAERFDLFKYVRFNSKVVEVRFIGDRETADFSGNYGSLLPGQPVWEVAVQSNQSDTIEWYAFEFLVICIGKYGGIPKLPDFSHNRGPEIFEGHVLHSLDYCKLDKEAASQLLKGKKVAVVGFKKSAIDLAVECAEANQGPDGQPCTMVVRTLHWTVPHYWVWGLPFFLFFSTRSSQLIHERPNQTLLEALLCLLLSPLRHVASKFIESYLLYKLPLQKYGLKPDHPFIEDYASCQMAIMPENFFPEVDKGKIQFKRTSKFWFSREGLEFEDNTKLKADVVILATGYDGKKKLKNILPKPFYSLLEYPYGVMPLYRGTIHPLIPNMAFVGYIESVANLHTAELRSMWLARLVDNKFKLPTVEKMLDQVSKEIEIMKRSTRFYKRHCISTFSINHSDEICKEMGCCSWRKKNLLAEAFSPYGSQDYEKLE; via the exons ATGACTAGGCAAAATCACCTTTTGGTCTCAAAAATTGGCATTATTGGAGCTGGTGTGAGTGGTTTAGCTGCGCTTAAGCAACTTTCCCACCACAGTCCAGTGGTTTTCGAGGCCTCTGACTCTCTTGGAGGGGTCTGGAAAACTTGCTCTTACCATTCAACAAAACTTCAGTCCCCTCGTTGTGATTATGAGTTCACTGATTTTCCTTGGCCTAATAGAGATGAACCAAGTTTTCCttctcatactgagattttggattACTTGAATTCTTATGCTGAGCGATTTGATCTGTTCAAGTATGTTAGATTCAATTCTAAGGTGGTGGAGGTCCGATTCATCGGTGACCGGGAAACCGCTGActttagtggaaattatgggagcCTCCTGCCCGGTCAGCCGGTCTGGGAGGTGGCCGTGCAAAGCAATCAATCAGACACCATTGAG TGGTACGCGTTCGAGTTTCTTGTTATTTGCATAGGAAAATACGGTGGTATACCTAAGTTGCCTGATTTTTCTCACAATAGAGGCCCAGAAATATTTGAAGGACATGTCTTGCATTCGCTTGATTACTGCAAACTTGATAAGGAAGCTGCTTCTCAACTTCTTAAGGGAAAGAAGGTTGCTGTTGTTGGCTTCAAAAAATCAGCCATTGATTTAGCTGTGGAGTGTGCTGAGGCAAACCAAG GTCCTGATGGGCAGCCGTGTACCATGGTGGTAAGGACCTTGCATTGGACTGTTCCTCATTACTGGGTATGGGGATTGccatttttcttgttcttttccaCCAGATCTTCTCAGTTAATCCATGAAAGGCCTAATCAAACCCTTCTCGAGGCCCTGCTCTGCCTACTCTTGTCTCCATTG AGGCATGTGGCTTCCAAGTTTATAGAGTCGTATCTGCTCTATAAACTTCCTCTGCAGAAGTATGGATTAAAGCCAGATCATCCTTTTATTGAAGACTACGCTTCATGCCAGATGGCTATCATGCCGGAAAATTTTTTCCCTGAGGTTGACAAGGGCAAGATTCAGTTCAAAAGAACGTCAAAATTTTGGTTCTCCAGGGAAGGACTTGAATTTGAAGATAATACTAAATTGAAGGCTGATGTTGTGATTCTTGCAACTGGTTATGATGGAAAGAAAAAGCTCAAAAATATCTTACCAAAGCCTTTTTATAGTTTATTAGAGTACCCTTATGGTGTCATGCCCTTATACAG GGGAACCATTCATCCCCTGATTCCAAACATGGCTTTTGTGGGTTACATAGAAAGTGTTGCAAACCTTCACACTGCAGAGCTGCGTAGCATGTGGTTGGCAAGACTCGTTGACAATAAATTTAAGCTCCCAACTGTGGAAAAGATGCTTGACCAAGTGTCCAAGgagattgaaattatgaagaGGTCAACCAGATTCTATAAAAGGCATTGCATTTCCACTTTTAGCATCAACCACAGTGATGAAATCTGTAAAGAAATGGGGTGTTGTTCCTGGAGGAAGAAGAACTTGCTAGCCGAAGCATTTAGCCCTTATGGCAGTCAGGACTATGAGAAGCTGGAATAA